The proteins below come from a single Alligator mississippiensis isolate rAllMis1 chromosome 2, rAllMis1, whole genome shotgun sequence genomic window:
- the TKFC gene encoding triokinase/FMN cyclase, with the protein MQVSKKLVNSVPGCADDALAGLVACNPAIQLLQGHRVALRSDLENVRGRVALLSGGGSGHEPAHAGYIGKGMLTGVVAGAVFTSPAVGSILAAIRAVTQAGSAGTLLIVKNYTGDRLNFGLALEQARAEGADVQMVVIGDDSAFTTLKKAGRRGLCGTVLIHKVAGALAEAGASLDEIVSRVTAAARAMGTLGVSLSPCSVPGSQPTFQLAPDELELGLGIHGEAGVRRMKVASADEIVEIMLNHMTNPSNASHVPLDSGVSVVLVVNNLGGLSCLELGVVAGSAVHCLESRGVRIARALVGSFMTALEMAGVSLTLLLVDDKLLRLIDAETTAVAWPNLAKASVTGRSRELAAPKGGSESEEPASGTAPSCQHTHLVLERVCDVLLGMQEKLNELDRAAGDGDCGNTHARAAIAIQEWLNARPPPAQPSQLLSVLARLLLEKMGGSSGVLYGLFLTAAARPLQNCSNLPAWADAMDTGIEAMQQYGGAAPGDRTMLDSLCAAAGELHALRAPGADLFQVLAKAVQSAEAAAEATKNMEAGAGRASYISSAKLLQPDPGAVAVSAVLRAVLEGLQSQSV; encoded by the exons ATGCAG GTCTCCAAGAAACTGGTGAACTCTGTGCCAGGCTGTGCGGACGATgcgctggcagggctggtggcctGTAACCCAGCCATACAGCTCCTGCAGGGGCATCGGGTGGCACTGCGATCTGACCTGGAGAATGTCCGAGGCCGAGTGGCACTGCTTTCTGGAGGGGGGTCAGGACATGAGCCCGCACATGCAG GGTACATCGGGAAGGGAATGCTCACTGGTGTGGTGGCTGGTGCGGTCTTCACctcccctgcagtgggcagcatATTGGCAGCAATCCGGGCAGTGACGCAGGCTGGTTCAG CCGGGACCCTGCTGATTGTGAAGAACTACACCGGAGACCGGCTGAATTTTGGGCTGGCCCTGGAGCAGGCACGGGCGGAGGGAGCTGATGTGCAGATGGTGGTGATTGGTGATGACAGTGCTTTCACCACACTGAAGAAGGCTGGGAGGAGAGGCCTGTGTGGCACTGTGCTCATCCACAAG GTGGCTGGGGCATTGGCAGAGGCAGGTGCCAGCTTGGATGAGATCgtcagcagggtgacagctgctgcGAGAGccatgg GCACTTTGGGCGTGAGCCTGTCCCCCTGCAGTGTTCCTGGTTCCCAGCCTACCTTTCAACTGGCACCTGATGAGCTGGAGCTGGGCCTGG GGATTCATGGTGAGGCGGGTGTGCGCAGGATGAAG GTGGCATCGGCTGATGAGATTGTGGAGATAATGCTTAATCACATGACAAACCCTTCCAACGCTTCCCATGTGCCTTTGGACTCTG GTGTCTCTGTGGTCCTTGTGGTAAATAACCTGGGTGGCCTGTCCTGTCTGGAGCTAGGTGTGGTGGCCGGCTcagctgtgcactgtctgg AAAGCAGAGGTGTTCGCATTGCCCGAGCCCTGGTTGGCTCCTTCATGACTGCACTGGAGATGGCTGGCGTCTCCCTCACCCTACTGCTGGTGGATGACAAGCTCTTGAGACTGATTG ATGCGGAGACCACTGCTGTAGCCTGGCCCAACCTAGCCAAAGCATCTGTGACAGGTCGGAGCCGAGAGCTGGCAGCACCCAAGGGAGGATCTGAGTCAGAGGAGCCTGCCTCAGGCACCG CACCATCCTGCCAGCATACACACCTGGTCCTGGAGCGGGTGTGTGACGTCCTTCTGGGCATGCAGGAGAAACTCAATGAGCTGGACCgcgcagcaggggatggggactgcGGGAACACACATGCCAGAGCTGCCATAG CTATACAGGAATGGTTGAATGCAAGGCCTCCACCTGCCCAACCAtcccagctcctctctgtcctggccaggctgctgctggagaAGATGGGGGGCTCCTCAGGGGTG CTGTATGGGCTGTTCCTTACAGCAGCTGCACGGCCACTGCAGAATTGCAGCAACCTTCCAGCCTGGGCTGATGCCATGGACACAGGCATTGAAGCCATGCAGCA GTATGGAGGAGCTGCGCCTGGGGACAGGACCATG CTGGATTCACtatgtgctgctgcaggggagctgcaTGCTTTGCGAGCCCCTGGTGCCGACCTGTTCCAGGTGCTGGCCAAGGCTGTCCAG agtgcagaggctgcagcagaagccacTAAGAATATGGAGGCAGGTGCCGGCAGGGCCAGTTACATCAGCTCAGCCAAGCTACTGCAGCCGGACCCTGGGGCTGTAGCAGTTTCAGCTGTGCTCCGTGCTGTGTTGGAGGGGCTGCAGAGCCAGAGTGTGTAA